Below is a genomic region from Alosa alosa isolate M-15738 ecotype Scorff River chromosome 24, AALO_Geno_1.1, whole genome shotgun sequence.
GTGAAAGGATAGTGTGTGACCAGTTGATGGACCATTTAAATCAGGGCCATTCTCCACTGCACCCTATGCAATTTGGTTTTAGAAAGAACCACTCAACTGAGACAGCAAACTGTTACCTTATTGAGCAAATTAAATCCAGCCTTGATAATGGGGGTGTTGTTGGTGCTGTTTTCCTTGATTTCAGAAAAGCTTTTGACACCGTAAATCATAATGTTCTGTTGtcaaagtttaatttttccactAAAGCTCTGACATGGATAGAGTCTTATTTAGATTCAAGGAAGCAGTGCACCAGGATTAATGATGTATGCTCTTCCTTTGCCAACAGTTCCATTGGAGTCCCACAGGGATCAATTTTAGGACCAATTTTATTTAGTCTATATATTAATGACCTCCCTCTGATTTGCCCAGATGTCAATATCCAAATGTATGCGGACGATACAGTAATCTATACACATGCCAAAAATAGAGAACAGGCTGCTTTAAAACTTACTGCAGTCCTAAATAAAGTGTCAGATTGGCTAACTAGTAGCTGTCTGACTCTAAATGTAAGTAAAACTGTTGCTATGTATTTCTCTAAAAAGGGAAATGCACAGCAACAACCCGACATCTTGGTCAAAGGAGAGGTGATCAAAATGGTTGACCACTTTAAATACCTGGGCATAATCATTGATTCCAATTTAAATTTCAGAAAGCATATTAAGAAGATATCTAGAAATGTTAGAGCGAGTTTGAGTCTGTTTATGTACTCAATGATTTTCTGCCATTTGTCTTATTGTGCTACAAGCTGGTCCCAGGCAGGTGTGACCACTCTGAAACCCTTGTACTCTCTATACAAACAGGCTGTGAAAGTGCTtgataaaaaaacaagaaattatCAGTATATGTACTATTATAAAAAAACATAGCCTGTTAACATTTGACAGTTTTATTTGGTTCTCTGACATGTGCCTGATGTACAAATTGACCCATGATcttgcaccaccaccacttaaGCAATGTGTGTCATTCTGTAGAGACAATGTTAGGGTATCTAGGGCTGCAATGAGAGGAGACTGTTACACTACATTCAAAAAGACCACTTTTGGCCAATCAGCATTTTCATATCAAGCAATTAGAAAATGGAACTCAATCCCACTCCATATCAGAGACTCTTtaagttttaaatgttttaaaatgtctttgaaGTCATGGCTGAAGGACAATCAAGCTTGTGATCATTGATCTTTGTTTTTCACTTAGTTTTTCTTCTATTTGTAATGTTTATCTTGTTGtcttttcatgtctgtgtttgtttatgtttttactGTGCTTGAACATCCTGCCCAGGGACTACAGGTGTAAATGAGCTATTTAGCTAACCCTGGTATAGAAGCTATTCTATGCATGGTCCCTGTCAAACAAAACTAATAAACTaaatattaggctacaatgtgAGGACAACACATTAAATCCACATCCAATTTTGATCACAGAACCCTACAGCTTTGGCTTTCCCATAGTTCCACTGACATTCATTAGTTTGGGAAAGAGCCACACCCACCACTGGAGCTTAGGTGTCCCACATTAGGTAGTGTCCCACAATTGGACAATTTAGTATACGTAGTGCACTGCATTGAGAATCAGCCATGATTTGTGCTGGTCGGAATATCAACTTTAAATTCCATTCACTTTGTACTAGGCTACACTGCAGAAATCACTGTAAGGCAGACAATAAGTTAGGGTACAACTGATATACACTACAACAGAGCATGTGGCTATCTAGTATGCCACAATTCATAGCTGGATGACTAAACTGAAGAATTACAAAGACTTTttgaaaaacatgaaacatgaactCACAAGAGCAGCTGTACACTGAAGGGTCATTGTTTTACCTGTGTTACCCTGTACCTATGCACTGTAGTGGATTGGATGTATAGTTGTGTTAGAGCTGAAATGGATTGTATGCTTTGTGGTTGGAGTGAACTGAGTGGAAAGCTGTGTTGGGATTGGAGTGGATTTCAGACATAGCTGTGTTGGGATTGTATTGACTTGCATGGGAATATGTATTAGTGCTGATGAGTTTCCTGTCTTACCTGAGCACACGCTGTAGGCGTTGCCAATGTTGCTGAAGACGTGGTTGAAGCCCAGGGTGATATCTGTGTCGTGGGGTCCGATGTGGATGTCAGATGACACTGAGAAGGAGACTGAAAAAGCCACCTTACTCTCTGTGGGAGACAGAGtgggagacagtgtgtgtgtgtgtgtgtgtgtgtgagaatcgggagaattcccggtgggccgcttcacttttgggccggtcgagggaaaaatattggcatttgtcacgttaatctatcttttcttaaagttggctacacacgttcgcattctatgcctaacaccccagcctctgcatgggttgttctcccctcccaagaagagttaattggttgggtccatatagcccgtctttcctaaaaagttttctcgaataccagccgggccggccctaccgtGGTAATgagcgtcagggaggatggatggtagaaagatgccatgagggactgaaaaggccaggtaaaaaagacgaaaagtattggagggaaatgctgccaaatgtgccatgcttccaattttttttgaagaggacagacataagtggcaactggtaaagagagatagccatgattataacGGCGTACTTGGGCTAATAACCTACTGGAccttgtagcgttgtcaacctattcgcaagtaacattaaatgaattaaaatattagcattttggtatcatccaatatggctattcatagactttgcaaatattatgcaaatattgataacaaaactcaagcttgatctgtgtatgcagtagcctataggcctaaaaacaaaagtagcctaagcagcagatcagccagtcccccgctgaaaatgatgagcccgaaattaacgatgactatagggacaagtagaagggataatagagttaacatatgaattaaagttattttatggaagaaagaacagtaggctatgacacaggaaggctacatgatcaacctatatggcttgtttgcttgtttgtgtgtgtgtgtgtttgtgtgtgtgtgtgcgtgtgtctgtgtgtgtgtgtatgtgtgtgtgtgtgtgtgtctttctgtctgtgtgtgtgtgcatacctggAGTGGCTAATAGGGAGATTTGAGTACAGTGAGTACAGTGAGCTTAAATACATTGTTTATTTGCTGCACCCATcactcactgtgtgtatgtatgcatggatGTTTACCTTCATTGATGTTCTGAAGTTGCTTTAGTGTGTTGTTCAAGTCTGCGTTGTTGTCCTCAACAGCCTCTAGTTTCAATTCTAGTTCTatggaaacacagagagagagagaagagagagagagagagacacagagacacacacacatacacaagaatacaaacacacagagaacaacacacacacacacacacacacacacacacacacacacacacagagagagaaaacaacaacagaaaagaGCCACAGATCAGTAGCAGTTTAGCAGAAGTTCAGGAGAGATCCATCCTAtacattaaaaacattaaaaaaagcaCATCATGTTacctttgttttttcttttcagtttttCCAACTCTTCCTCCACTTGTGCCTTAGCAAGCCTGATCTCCGCCTTCTGCTTCGCCAGCTCACCGCGCATCTCGATCAGCATCTCCTGCATCTCGGGCAGGCTGTTGGGATGcctgggggggaggggggctatGGCTGCACCTGCAGAGTCCTCATGGCTTCCTCCGCTCTCTGCCGAAGCCAGACCCgtccacagcagcagcagcagcagcacagcttTGGTAGTCGTCATTCTCGATGCGCTCGGTTTTTCCACTCTTCAAAAGGTGAACGGCTCGGTCAgtgtctgctctgctctctaaGAATGGTACACAGTGTTTCGCCACtacctgttctctctctttttatcgcTCAGCCAGGAGCGTGGGCTCTTTTTATTGATCAGGGCCCACGACGTCCTAGCCAGTGGAATGATAGTGATTGTGACATGTGGGAATATTGTGTTACTATGACCACCAGTTGGGTAATCCAGTATTTCCTGAGTTTACTACAAATagaacaaaataaacacaaataataGTCTTAGTCACTCATTGTGACTCAatgttatcatcatcatcatcatcatcatcatcttcttcttcttcttcttcttcttcttcttcttcttcttcttcatctgcTAGTATTCAAGAGTCTTtaggtctttcaagaggggtctaaaggcatatcaaCATTGATTGACTTgaaattgttgtttattattgctattttccttaatgTATTACCaacttttaaattgtttactgttacatttaactttgtattgttgttatttgtatgtcgctttggacaaaagaatctgctaaataccataaccataaccattacagaaataataatattgtgAGGATTCTAGACTTCTTCTATTCATAAAACGACCATATGTTGCACTTTGGGTAACCATCAGTTGGATGTGTGCTTTCCTCTGTGGCCAGACTGTAATCACTACAGACAGATGCATCTAAAAaattggaatatcatggaaaagttcattttttattttggtaATTTATTTCAAGTTCAGTGGTTAATATAATCTATATTCATTACACATATTTCAAGCCTGAATTTTTTCTAATCTTGATGATTACGGTTTACAGCTCATGGAAATCAGGTATCTTAATATAATGTATACTAAAGAATTTATAGTACAGAAATTTCGACCTGAGAAGAACTCtaataagcatgtgtgtgtgtgtgtgtgtgtgtgtgtgtgtgtgtgtgtgtgtgtgtgtgtgtgtgtgtgtgtgtgcgagcctCGGTGTGGATGTGTTTGGGGGGTGGTGTTTGGTGTGTTTGCTTTAGGGATCACTGTCCCCTGACTACTATTCACAGAGCACAGTTTGTGCAAATATGGAACTTTTAAACAACTGATAGAATGACATCCAATGAgttgaatggtgtgtgtgtggtgtgtgtcagtgtgtgtgtgtgtgtgtgtgtgtgtgtgtgtgtgtgtgtgaggggatggTGTTTCGGGGGAAGGAATAGGAGGAATCGTGAGGAAGTGAGGAAGCATGTGATTTTATTAAACGTCTGTTTGACCAGAGGGGTTCCTTGGCAGAAAATCACtatgtgaaaagtgtgtgtgtgtgtgtgtgcctgtgtgtgtgtgtgtgcgtgtatgtgtgtgtgtttttggggggtGGTATTTGGCAATGTTTATAACGCACTTCCAAAAATTTtcatcaccatcacacacacacatagagagagaaagacaaagagagagagagggagagagagagaaaagagagagagagagagagagagagagagagaggagaaagagagaaaagagagagaataccaGTAACAGTAACACGACTGACACTGTTCTTTTCTGACGCTCAGCGCTTTGGTTGGGAAGTTTATTCTTCATCTGAAGGACAAGgcccacacacatccaaacagtTTTCTGTTTGTATAGATTATTAGGCAGTATAATTGTGGATGTGAATGTAATGGTTACCCCAGAAAAACACATGCAATTGAAATACTTAAAATTgttcttcagtgtacatgttcAGTGAACATGTAAAacatgtcaaataaataatataaaaataatgaagCAAATAAAGTTTGTGTAACTCAAAATGTGTATCACTGCCAAAACTCTGGGCAATAACTGTAGGTTACAATTTCACTGTATTTGCTTGTTAGGTATTCTGGAATTTGTcagatttgtgagtgtgtgaaggaaTGTGATGCGAGCAAAATagtgcatgtgtacgtgtgtaagtgtgtgtgtgtgtgtgtgtgtgtgtgtgtgtttgtgtgtgacagatgGCCGCACAGCGGAGATGATGCTGTCCCTTTTGCTCCCCCATGAGTGTCCAGTCTGCTACACATAGCAGCAAGAGCCAAAGAAAACGCCAAAGCATTACctcataatctctctctctctttctctctgtctctctctctctctctctctttctcccaaagacacacatacacacttctgtATCTCCGAAGTCTATAGCGATAGGAAGGAGTGCTCCTCTTCAAAATCAAGAACAGAACTTAAGATCCGACTTCCCTCTCCTGCATCCCATTTCTCTTTCCATCactgtatctgtctctctgtctttcttatTGGGTTTTatctccatctcatctctctctctctctgcatctcttgTGTTGGATGAGGCTGAAAATCTCTACGGCATTGTTGGCATAGCGTTCAGCCGAGTTTTTCCAATACATCCGGCAAACCTTCTGCAAACCCCTGAAGCAAGAATTGGTTCCAAGAACCATTTGGGAGCACCGAGGACCTCGTGGAAAGTTCTGGACTTATCGAGAGACCGCTCTGCAGTTGGCACAAGAGGTTAAGCACTGTGTCACTCTCTCTGAACTCTCTCGACATCCTGCTACtgttttttggttgttttttttcccccacttaTTTACTGACTTCAAGGCACAAGCCTAGTGTGTGGGAATTTCAATTTTATGAAGAGGTACACAAGAAGGATCTTGCGTCTGCATGCTTTCCCTCTTACAACTCAACATGGCTGCAATGCCCGTGTCTCTCTGGAGTGTTTCTGCCCTCCTTCCAAACAGGGGCTGGTCCTGTCTGGTGCTGCCCCACTgcacctctctcctcctgggCTTGACACTGCTGCTGACGCTGGGTCCCCTGGAGGTCCGGGGCCAGAATGACACAGAGCCTATCGTGCTGGAGGGAAAGTGTCTGGTGGTGTGCGACTCCACGCCCGCCGCTGAGCCTTCTGGGAATCCGCTGGGCATGTCGGTGCGGTCGGGCACGGGGCGTGTGGCCTTCTCGGCCATCCGGAACACCAACCACGAGCCGTCGGAGATGAGCAACCGCACCATGACCATTTATTTTGACCAGGTGAGTTACAGaggcaaagtgaaacaaagGAGTGAGATGGAATTATTGAATGAGTGATTTACTGTTATTTACTGACTGATagattgattgactgattgattaACTTATTCACTGGCTGAGTGAATtaatgactgaatgaatgaatgagtagatgaatggatggatggatggatggatgaatggatggattgTTGAATGAATGATTGAGTGAATGTTCAAGAATGTGGAAAAAACTTTTGAGCGGGTGCATTGGAGAGAAaaataatatgcaaatgagtgtAAGAGCACATCAGTGAAGGAATAACAGCTAACTGATCATCTGAtagaatgaatggatgaatgaataaagaaataaaagaacCATGACTCCTCAGAGATGAGCAACTGCACCATGACAATCTGATAATCAGCAATAATGTACACTGTATACTTTGTGAGTGAGAGTAACTGGTTCAGTttagttagtgagtgagtgagtgagtgagtgagtgagttagtgagcGAAAGGAGCGaaagtgagtgaggagtgagtgagcgaaggaacagtgagtgaggagtgatgGAAAGTAAGGAGGAGTGAGCGAGCGAATGAGTGggtaagtgaatgaatgagtgagcgagtgagtgagtgagtgagcgagcgagtgagtgggtaagtgaatgaatgagtgagtgagtgagtgagtgactgggtgaatgagtgagtaggtaagtgaatgagtgagtgagtaagtgaatgaatgagtgagtgagtgagtgagtgagtgagtgagtgagtgagtgggtgaatgagtgagtaagtgagtgagtgagcaagccGAAAGGAGGAGtggaatgaggaggaggaggagtgagtgagcgagcgaaaGGAGCGGGAGTAGGTaagtaaatgagtgagtgaggaagtgagtaagtgagcgagcgagtgagtgggtaagtgaatgaatgagtgagtgagtgagtgagtgggtgaatgagtgagtaggtaagtgaatgagtgagtgagtgaggagtgaggagtgagCGAAATGAGCGAAGcgaaagtgagtgagtgggaggagtgggtgggtgaatgagtgagtgaggagtgagtaaggagggaggagtgagcgagcgagtgagtgagtgagtgaatgagtgagtgagtgagtgagtgagtgagtgagtgagtgagcgagcgagtgagcgagtaggtaagtgaatgagtgagtgagtgagtgagtaagtgagtaagtgagcgagcgagtgagtgggtaagtgaatgaatgagtgagtgagtgagtgagtgagtgggtgaatgagtgagttggtaagtgaatgagtgagtgagtgagtaagtgagtgagtgagcgagcgagtgagtgagtgggtaagtgaatgagtgagtgagtgagtgagtaagtgagtgagtgagcgagcaagCGAGCGAGTAGgtaagtgaatgagtgagtaagtgagtgagcgagcaagCGAGTGAGTGGgtaagtgaatgagtgagtgagtgagtgagtaagtgagtgagtgagtgagtgagtgagtgagtgagtgaaatagTAAACGACTGTGTGAGGGAGTGAACGAATGAGTGTATAGTTGAGTGAGTGATTGACTATCAGTGTGatgtagtgagtgagtgaggtaaTGATTTCACATTTAGCAGAAAACAGTGGGCTGTGAGTGAATTGGTGAATGACATGGGTGTGAAACAGTAATAAATGCATTGGCTACTCTGCCCCCCTTGCAGGTCCTGGTAAATGTGGGGGCTCACTTTGACCCGGCACGCAGCATTTTCCTAGCGCCCCGAAAAGGAGTCTACAGCTTCAGCTTCCATGTGGTCAAAGTGTACAACAGGCAAACCATACAGGCAAGAAACCACTCTGATTCACAACCATGGGATACATGTAGTTGTAGGTCAAACAGGATGAAGGACAGAGTAGACAAACAGTGACAACAAAACGTACAAAGTAATGAAAAACATATGGCGAAggtagcatagtggttaaggagctgggctagccaAAAATTATGGCAGAGGTTTAGAGGAGTAGTACTGTCTGATTGTTCGCCCTTCCTACATCTGTCTACACCTATGTCCTTctatatttttgtcattacacatgtatgtttttattaatttaaactcttttttttccaaagtgacatacatatgtcaattatattacaagggttACTGTGCCTGGAACATGGGAACCACTCAGGGTTCCGTAGAAGCCGGGAAATAAACCCACTAcagccactacactacacttgCCTTCCTGCCCATCTCACCCCTGTGCTCTCTTCCAATCGACAAACAAAGTACATTTTTTGGAGGGTCAGCCCatagacatttttttttcagttgggCATCTGCACAGTGTGCAGCCTCAAACCCAGCTTCGATGTAGATGAGTTGGTGTTGAGTGTACAGTAATGGTAGCTAGCTGGTACATAGCTGTTCAGTATGTATGTTAGGTTAACATGTATGTATGTTCCCCTGATGCCTGAAAGGAAAACTTTGGCCATTTTCTCAAAAGCATTGAGTACTATCAGCTACAGCTACCTCAGCTAGGCAGCTATCATTCATTCCCTCTAtcatccatcctctcctcccttaCTCCCTCTAtcattcactctctcctcccttacTCCCTCTATCATTCATTCCCTCTTCACCATTATTCTCTCTATCATCCATCCTCTCATCCCTTACTCCCTCTATCAtccaccctctcctcccttaCTCCCTCTATCATTCATTCCCTCTTCTCCATTATTCTCTCTATCATCCATCCTCTCATCCCTTACTCCCTCTATCATTCATtgcatcttctctctctcttcttcttctcaccctttttctccctctcactgcaAATctatccttctcttcctccacccCTCGCCTGCAGGTCAGCCTGGTGTTAAACGGCTGGCCGGTCATCTCTGCCTTCGCCGGCGACCAGGACGTGACCCGGGAGGCTGCCACCAACGCCGGGCTGATTACCATGGAGAGGGGTGACAAGGCGTACCTCAAGCTGGAGAGGGGGAACTTGATGGGCGGGTGGAAGTACTCCACCTTCTCTGGCTTCCTGGTCTTTCCACTGTGAGGTGGGGGAGGCGCAATGCAgggcggggtgggggtggcgtCCCTAACTCAGCCCCTCAAAAACACTGTGTAGGGTGCCCCAAGTTTTGCTTCTTTGCAGTTGAGTGTGCTTTGACAATGGGGGGAGGCGAGGTGCTGTGACATCCTGCTCACCTTAAGAAAATACACAAGGATAAGACTCCATAAGAATGTAAACCtgcgtttgagtgtgtgtaaatctgtgtgtgtgtgtgtgtgtgtgtgtgtatgtgtgtgttttgtgtgtgtgtgagagagagagagatagtgagagagagagaaagagagagagagaaatgaatgtGAACAACATTGTAttctgtgtatatgcatgtttgGGTACCGGTATGTATGTTTGtcctctgtatgtatgtatacagaaAATTTTACTTTATTTGCCTCCCTTCTAGCTATAGCCTTTCTGTGTCAAGTTTGTGTAATGCCTTATTTATGCATGAAGCCTATACACGCAGCTTTGGATAATATGTGATTACTACTCTTACAACACTCTGTCTGCACTGTAGCAATACAGCAAAACAACAATGCAATATGATAAACGGGTACAACAACACTCATTGTGTTATTTCACTAGTGCATCATTGGTGCATAAAAAAAGTGATATCTggagcacacaaacatacaaatactCTTTATTCTTTGAGGTGGCAAATTACTTTAACGTTTCGATGGTCACCCCAtcttcagtcagtcagtcagcgcATCATTGGTGCAGACCTGCAGTGTTAGCAGAagtctgttgtgttgtgtgcgtgcctgAATGCTGGTGCCAGTTTACTAATCCTGGCCCTTACCTGGACGGGCAGACTTCCCAGACCTGGACTCAAAGTGACTGCATCTCTAAACTGAGTCCTTTGGGTCCACCGCGCTTCTGTGCTCAGTGCCCACTT
It encodes:
- the LOC125289785 gene encoding cerebellin-2-like, producing the protein MTTTKAVLLLLLLWTGLASAESGGSHEDSAGAAIAPLPPRHPNSLPEMQEMLIEMRGELAKQKAEIRLAKAQVEEELEKLKRKNKELELKLEAVEDNNADLNNTLKQLQNINEESKVAFSVSFSVSSDIHIGPHDTDITLGFNHVFSNIGNAYSVCSGIFAAPVRGVYQFQYHIFAGGSHGAGAKLMKNGEQVAAAYNHKAPHDINTSQGLSLLLEKGDEVSLLLEAGWWVAAYQGHLTTFSGQLLFLM
- the LOC125289787 gene encoding cerebellin-1-like, with amino-acid sequence MLSLLQLNMAAMPVSLWSVSALLPNRGWSCLVLPHCTSLLLGLTLLLTLGPLEVRGQNDTEPIVLEGKCLVVCDSTPAAEPSGNPLGMSVRSGTGRVAFSAIRNTNHEPSEMSNRTMTIYFDQVLVNVGAHFDPARSIFLAPRKGVYSFSFHVVKVYNRQTIQVSLVLNGWPVISAFAGDQDVTREAATNAGLITMERGDKAYLKLERGNLMGGWKYSTFSGFLVFPL